From one Mustela nigripes isolate SB6536 chromosome 16, MUSNIG.SB6536, whole genome shotgun sequence genomic stretch:
- the CNP gene encoding 2',3'-cyclic-nucleotide 3'-phosphodiesterase isoform X1: MNRSFSRKSHTFLPKIFFRKMSSSGAKDKPELQFPFLQDEETVATLLECKTLFILRGLPGSGKSTLARAIVDRYRDGTKMVSADAYKITPGGRGDFSEEYKRLDEDLAAYCRRDMRVLVLDDTNHERERLEQLFDLADQYQYQVVLVEPKTAWRLDCAQLKEKNQWQLSADDLKKLKPGLEKDFLPLYFGWFLTKKSSESLRKAGQAFLEELGNHKAFKKELRHFVSGDEPREKLELLTYFGKRPPGVLHCTTKFCDYGKAAGADEYAQQDVVRKSYCKAFTLTITALFVTPKTTGARVELSEQELPLWPNDVDKLSPSDSLPRGSRAHITLGCAGDVEPVQTGIDLLEIVRQEKGGSRGEEVGELSRGKLYSLGNGRWLLSLAKKLEVRAIFTGYYGKGKPVPTHGSRKGGALQSCTII; the protein is encoded by the exons ATG AATAGAAGCTTCTCCCGAAAGAGCCACACGTTCCTGCCCAAGATCTTCTTCCGCAAAATGTCGTCGTCAGGGGCCAAGGACAAGCCGGAGCTGCAGTTTCCCTTCCTGCAGGATGAGGAGACCGTGGCCACGCTGCTGGAGTGCAAGACCCTCTTCATCCTGCGGGGCCTGCCAGGGAGCGGCAAGTCCACCCTGGCGCGGGCCATCGTGGACAGGTACCGGGACGGCACCAAGATGGTGTCCGCTGACGCCTACAAGATCACCCCCGGCGGCCGAGGCGACTTCTCGGAGGAGTACAAGCGGCTGGACGAGGACCTGGCTGCCTACTGCCGCCGCGACATGCGCGTCCTGGTGCTGGACGACACCAACCACGAGCGCGAGCGGCTGGAGCAGCTCTTTGACTTGGCCGACCAGTACCAGTACCAGGTGGTGCTGGTGGAGCCCAAGACGGCGTGGCGGCTGGACTGCGCGCAGCTCAAGGAGAAGAACCAGTGGCAGCTGTCGGCCGATGACCTGAAGAAGCTGAAGCCGGGGCTGGAGAAGGACTTCCTGCCGCTCTACTTCGGCTGGTTCCTGACCAAGAAGAGCTCCGAGAGCCTCCGCAAGGCCGGCCaggccttcctggaggagctggGCAACCACAAGGCCTTCAAGAAGGAGCTGCGACACT TTGTTTCTGGGGATGAGCCCAGGGAGAAGCTCGAACTGCTCACCTACTTTGGGAAGAGACCCCCTGGCGTGCTGCACTGCACAACCAAGTTCTGTGACTACGGAAAGGCTGCAGGGGCAGACGAGTATGCCCAGCAGGAT GTGGTGAGGAAGTCGTACTGCAAGGCCTTCACGCTGACCATCACTGCCCTCTTCGTGACACCCAAGACTACTGGAGCCCGGGTGGAGCTGAGCGAGCAGGAGCTGCCATTGTGGCCAAATGACGTGGACAAGCTGTCCCCCTCTGACAGCCTGCCCCGGGGAAGCCGGGCTCACATCACCCTCGGCTGCGCGGGTGACGTGGAGCCCGTGCAGACGGGCATTGACCTCCTGGAGATTGTGCGGCAGGAGAAGGGGGGCAGCCGAGGCGAGGAGGTGGGTGAGCTAAGCCGGGGCAAACTCTACTCCTTGGGCAATGGGCGCTGGCTGCTGAGCCTGGCCAAGAAGCTGGAGGTCAGGGCCATCTTCACGGGATACTATGGGAAGGGCAAACCCGTGCCCACGCACGGCAGCCGCAAGGGGGGCGCCTTGCAGTCCTGCACCATCATCTGA
- the CNP gene encoding 2',3'-cyclic-nucleotide 3'-phosphodiesterase isoform X2, translating to MSSSGAKDKPELQFPFLQDEETVATLLECKTLFILRGLPGSGKSTLARAIVDRYRDGTKMVSADAYKITPGGRGDFSEEYKRLDEDLAAYCRRDMRVLVLDDTNHERERLEQLFDLADQYQYQVVLVEPKTAWRLDCAQLKEKNQWQLSADDLKKLKPGLEKDFLPLYFGWFLTKKSSESLRKAGQAFLEELGNHKAFKKELRHFVSGDEPREKLELLTYFGKRPPGVLHCTTKFCDYGKAAGADEYAQQDVVRKSYCKAFTLTITALFVTPKTTGARVELSEQELPLWPNDVDKLSPSDSLPRGSRAHITLGCAGDVEPVQTGIDLLEIVRQEKGGSRGEEVGELSRGKLYSLGNGRWLLSLAKKLEVRAIFTGYYGKGKPVPTHGSRKGGALQSCTII from the exons ATGTCGTCGTCAGGGGCCAAGGACAAGCCGGAGCTGCAGTTTCCCTTCCTGCAGGATGAGGAGACCGTGGCCACGCTGCTGGAGTGCAAGACCCTCTTCATCCTGCGGGGCCTGCCAGGGAGCGGCAAGTCCACCCTGGCGCGGGCCATCGTGGACAGGTACCGGGACGGCACCAAGATGGTGTCCGCTGACGCCTACAAGATCACCCCCGGCGGCCGAGGCGACTTCTCGGAGGAGTACAAGCGGCTGGACGAGGACCTGGCTGCCTACTGCCGCCGCGACATGCGCGTCCTGGTGCTGGACGACACCAACCACGAGCGCGAGCGGCTGGAGCAGCTCTTTGACTTGGCCGACCAGTACCAGTACCAGGTGGTGCTGGTGGAGCCCAAGACGGCGTGGCGGCTGGACTGCGCGCAGCTCAAGGAGAAGAACCAGTGGCAGCTGTCGGCCGATGACCTGAAGAAGCTGAAGCCGGGGCTGGAGAAGGACTTCCTGCCGCTCTACTTCGGCTGGTTCCTGACCAAGAAGAGCTCCGAGAGCCTCCGCAAGGCCGGCCaggccttcctggaggagctggGCAACCACAAGGCCTTCAAGAAGGAGCTGCGACACT TTGTTTCTGGGGATGAGCCCAGGGAGAAGCTCGAACTGCTCACCTACTTTGGGAAGAGACCCCCTGGCGTGCTGCACTGCACAACCAAGTTCTGTGACTACGGAAAGGCTGCAGGGGCAGACGAGTATGCCCAGCAGGAT GTGGTGAGGAAGTCGTACTGCAAGGCCTTCACGCTGACCATCACTGCCCTCTTCGTGACACCCAAGACTACTGGAGCCCGGGTGGAGCTGAGCGAGCAGGAGCTGCCATTGTGGCCAAATGACGTGGACAAGCTGTCCCCCTCTGACAGCCTGCCCCGGGGAAGCCGGGCTCACATCACCCTCGGCTGCGCGGGTGACGTGGAGCCCGTGCAGACGGGCATTGACCTCCTGGAGATTGTGCGGCAGGAGAAGGGGGGCAGCCGAGGCGAGGAGGTGGGTGAGCTAAGCCGGGGCAAACTCTACTCCTTGGGCAATGGGCGCTGGCTGCTGAGCCTGGCCAAGAAGCTGGAGGTCAGGGCCATCTTCACGGGATACTATGGGAAGGGCAAACCCGTGCCCACGCACGGCAGCCGCAAGGGGGGCGCCTTGCAGTCCTGCACCATCATCTGA
- the ODAD4 gene encoding outer dynein arm-docking complex subunit 4 isoform X2 has protein sequence MSDPEADSLRSTFPSYMAEGERLYLCGEFSKAAHSFSNGILQKAETLYTMGDFEFALVFYHRGYKLRPDREFKVGIQKAQEAINNSVGSPSSVKLENKGDLSFLSKQAESMKAQQKPHPMRQLVHHPQRESKRKGSLKSEKIVRQLLGELYVDKEYLEKLLLDEDLIKGTIKHGLTVEDLIMTGINYLDTRSNFWRQQKPIYARERDRKLMQEKWLRDRKRRPSQTAHYILKSLEDIDMLLTSGSADGSLQKAEKVLKKVLEWNKEEVPNKDELVGNLYSCIGNAQIELGQMVAALQSHRKDLEIAKQYDLPDAKSRALDNIGRVFARVGKFQQAIDTWEEKIPLAKTTLEKTWLFHEIGRCYLELDQPWQAQHYGEKSQQCAEEEGDIEWQLNASVLVAQAQVKLRDFESAVSNFEKALERAKLVHNNEAQQAIISALDDANKGIIEELKKTDYRETLRERREREEAAELESLREAALGNEKESMRRGRDEFEKVMKHWEREPADSEKEIEDELSQEILRVAASGQEENRQREVEEASSFKRIGLGAAGRDSDVAKSTSRDLGAGSEGEEDGKPIEMGRMESREIYRRPPELDQKPSGELNRRESEGLESQVSEDSRRESEEIGQTELGETAEVTKAENGEDMEEHEKDE, from the exons ATGTCGGACCCAGAAGCTGACAGCTTGCGAAGCACCTTTCCCTCTTATATGGCGGAGGGCGAGCGGCTGTATCTGTGCGGAGAGTTCTCTAAAGCCGCCCACAGCTTCAGCAAC GGAATTTTACAAAAGGCTGAGACCCTGTATACCATGGGAGACTTTGAGTTTGCCTTGGTGTTCTATCATCGAGGCTACAAGCTGCGGCCTGACCGAGAATTCAAAGTTGGAATTCAGAAAGCCCAAGAAGCCATCAACAACTCAGTAGGAA GTCCTTCTTCAGTTAAGCTAGAGAACAAAGGGGATCTATCCTTCTTAAGCAAGCAAGCTGAG AGTATGAAAGCCCAGCAGAAGCCTCATCCCATGAGACAACTCGTACATCACCCCCAGAGGGAGTCTAAGCGGAAGGGCTCACTCAAGAGTGAGAAGATTGTCCGCCAGCTCCTGGGCGAGCTCTACGTGGACAAGGAGTATCTGGAGAAGCTCCTACTGGATGAAG ACCTGATCAAGGGCACCATCAAGCATGGCCTGACTGTGGAGGACCTCATCATGACAGGCATCAACTACCTGGACACCCGCAGTAACTTCTGGAGGCAGCAGAAGCCCATCTACGCCAGGGAGCGGGACCGGAAGCTGATGCAAGAGAAGTGGCTGCGGGACCGCAAACGCCGTCCCTCACAGACAGCCCATTACATCCTCAAGAGCCTCGAGGACATAGACATGT TGTTGACCAGCGGCAGTGCTGATGGGAGCCTTCAGAAAGCGGAGAAAGTGCTGAAGAAAGTGCTCGAATGGAACAAAGAGGAGGTGCCCAACAAGGACGAGCTGGTTGGAAACTTGTACAGCTGCATAGGGAATGCCCAAATCGAGCTAGGGCAGATGGTCGCAGCCCTGCAGAGCCACAGAAAGGATTTGGAGATCGCCAAGCAATA TGACCTTCCTGATGCTAAGTCGAGAGCCCTTGACAACATTGGCAGGGTTTTTGCCAGAGTTGGGAAATTCCAGCAAGCCATTGACAC GTGGGAAGAGAAGATCCCTCTGGCAAAAACCACCCTGGAGAAGACCTGGCTGTTCCATGAGATTGGCCGTTGCTACTTGGAGCTGGACCAGCCCTGGCAGGCCCAGCATTATGGTGAGAAGTCCCAGCAGTGTGCCGAGGAAGAAGGAGACATTGAGTGGCAGCTGAATGCCAGTGTTCTGGTGGCACAGGCACAAG tCAAGCTGAGAGACTTCGAGTCGGCCGTGAGCAACTTTGAGAAAGCCCTGGAGAGAGCGAAGCTGGTCCACAACAACGAGGCGCAGCAGGCCATCATCAGC GCCTTGGACGATGCCAACAAGGGCATCATCGAAGAGCTGAAGAAAACCGACTACAGGGAGACactgagagaaagaagagagagag aAGAGGCAGCTGAATTGGAATCTTTGAGAGAGGCAGCTTTGGGGAATGAGAAGgaaagcatgagaagagggagagatgagTTTGAGAAGGTGATGAAGCACTGGGAGCGAGAGCCAGCGGACAGTGAGAAAGAGATAGAAGATGAGTTGTCTCAGGAAATTCTGAGGGTCGCAGCGAGTGGacaagaagaaaacaggcagagagaagtagaGGAAGCCAGCTCCTTCAAGAGAATAGGGCTGGGAGCCGCAGGGCGAGACTCAGATGTTGCCAAGAGCACATCCAGAGACCTGGGTGCAGGAAGCGAGGGAGAGGAGGATGGGAAACCGATAGAAATGGGCAGAATGGAATCAAGAGAAATTTACAGGAGGCCTCCAGAGCTGGACCAGAAACCCTCAGGAGAATTAAACAGAAGGGAATCAGAAGGACTGGAGAGTCAAGTTTCAGAAGACAGCAGAAGAGAGTCAGAAGAAATAGGGCAAACAGAACTGGGAGAAACAGCAGAAGTGACAAAGGCAGAAAATGGTGAAGACATGGAAGAACATGAAAAAGATGAATGA
- the ODAD4 gene encoding outer dynein arm-docking complex subunit 4 isoform X3 → MSDPEADSLRSTFPSYMAEGERLYLCGEFSKAAHSFSNALHLQNGDKNGLVARSKCFLKMGELEKSLKDAEASLQGDPTFCKGILQKAETLYTMGDFEFALVFYHRGYKLRPDREFKVGIQKAQEAINNSVGSINYLDTRSNFWRQQKPIYARERDRKLMQEKWLRDRKRRPSQTAHYILKSLEDIDMLLTSGSADGSLQKAEKVLKKVLEWNKEEVPNKDELVGNLYSCIGNAQIELGQMVAALQSHRKDLEIAKQYDLPDAKSRALDNIGRVFARVGKFQQAIDTWEEKIPLAKTTLEKTWLFHEIGRCYLELDQPWQAQHYGEKSQQCAEEEGDIEWQLNASVLVAQAQVKLRDFESAVSNFEKALERAKLVHNNEAQQAIISALDDANKGIIEELKKTDYRETLRERREREEAAELESLREAALGNEKESMRRGRDEFEKVMKHWEREPADSEKEIEDELSQEILRVAASGQEENRQREVEEASSFKRIGLGAAGRDSDVAKSTSRDLGAGSEGEEDGKPIEMGRMESREIYRRPPELDQKPSGELNRRESEGLESQVSEDSRRESEEIGQTELGETAEVTKAENGEDMEEHEKDE, encoded by the exons ATGTCGGACCCAGAAGCTGACAGCTTGCGAAGCACCTTTCCCTCTTATATGGCGGAGGGCGAGCGGCTGTATCTGTGCGGAGAGTTCTCTAAAGCCGCCCACAGCTTCAGCAAC GCTCTTCACCTTCAGAATGGAGATAAGAATGGCCTGGTTGCCCGATCCAAGTGCTTCCTGAAGATGGGAGAGTTGGAGAAGTCCCTGAAGGATGCTGAGGCTTCACTCCAGGGTGACCCGACTTTCTGTAAG GGAATTTTACAAAAGGCTGAGACCCTGTATACCATGGGAGACTTTGAGTTTGCCTTGGTGTTCTATCATCGAGGCTACAAGCTGCGGCCTGACCGAGAATTCAAAGTTGGAATTCAGAAAGCCCAAGAAGCCATCAACAACTCAGTAGGAA GCATCAACTACCTGGACACCCGCAGTAACTTCTGGAGGCAGCAGAAGCCCATCTACGCCAGGGAGCGGGACCGGAAGCTGATGCAAGAGAAGTGGCTGCGGGACCGCAAACGCCGTCCCTCACAGACAGCCCATTACATCCTCAAGAGCCTCGAGGACATAGACATGT TGTTGACCAGCGGCAGTGCTGATGGGAGCCTTCAGAAAGCGGAGAAAGTGCTGAAGAAAGTGCTCGAATGGAACAAAGAGGAGGTGCCCAACAAGGACGAGCTGGTTGGAAACTTGTACAGCTGCATAGGGAATGCCCAAATCGAGCTAGGGCAGATGGTCGCAGCCCTGCAGAGCCACAGAAAGGATTTGGAGATCGCCAAGCAATA TGACCTTCCTGATGCTAAGTCGAGAGCCCTTGACAACATTGGCAGGGTTTTTGCCAGAGTTGGGAAATTCCAGCAAGCCATTGACAC GTGGGAAGAGAAGATCCCTCTGGCAAAAACCACCCTGGAGAAGACCTGGCTGTTCCATGAGATTGGCCGTTGCTACTTGGAGCTGGACCAGCCCTGGCAGGCCCAGCATTATGGTGAGAAGTCCCAGCAGTGTGCCGAGGAAGAAGGAGACATTGAGTGGCAGCTGAATGCCAGTGTTCTGGTGGCACAGGCACAAG tCAAGCTGAGAGACTTCGAGTCGGCCGTGAGCAACTTTGAGAAAGCCCTGGAGAGAGCGAAGCTGGTCCACAACAACGAGGCGCAGCAGGCCATCATCAGC GCCTTGGACGATGCCAACAAGGGCATCATCGAAGAGCTGAAGAAAACCGACTACAGGGAGACactgagagaaagaagagagagag aAGAGGCAGCTGAATTGGAATCTTTGAGAGAGGCAGCTTTGGGGAATGAGAAGgaaagcatgagaagagggagagatgagTTTGAGAAGGTGATGAAGCACTGGGAGCGAGAGCCAGCGGACAGTGAGAAAGAGATAGAAGATGAGTTGTCTCAGGAAATTCTGAGGGTCGCAGCGAGTGGacaagaagaaaacaggcagagagaagtagaGGAAGCCAGCTCCTTCAAGAGAATAGGGCTGGGAGCCGCAGGGCGAGACTCAGATGTTGCCAAGAGCACATCCAGAGACCTGGGTGCAGGAAGCGAGGGAGAGGAGGATGGGAAACCGATAGAAATGGGCAGAATGGAATCAAGAGAAATTTACAGGAGGCCTCCAGAGCTGGACCAGAAACCCTCAGGAGAATTAAACAGAAGGGAATCAGAAGGACTGGAGAGTCAAGTTTCAGAAGACAGCAGAAGAGAGTCAGAAGAAATAGGGCAAACAGAACTGGGAGAAACAGCAGAAGTGACAAAGGCAGAAAATGGTGAAGACATGGAAGAACATGAAAAAGATGAATGA
- the ODAD4 gene encoding outer dynein arm-docking complex subunit 4 isoform X1 yields MSDPEADSLRSTFPSYMAEGERLYLCGEFSKAAHSFSNALHLQNGDKNGLVARSKCFLKMGELEKSLKDAEASLQGDPTFCKGILQKAETLYTMGDFEFALVFYHRGYKLRPDREFKVGIQKAQEAINNSVGSPSSVKLENKGDLSFLSKQAESMKAQQKPHPMRQLVHHPQRESKRKGSLKSEKIVRQLLGELYVDKEYLEKLLLDEDLIKGTIKHGLTVEDLIMTGINYLDTRSNFWRQQKPIYARERDRKLMQEKWLRDRKRRPSQTAHYILKSLEDIDMLLTSGSADGSLQKAEKVLKKVLEWNKEEVPNKDELVGNLYSCIGNAQIELGQMVAALQSHRKDLEIAKQYDLPDAKSRALDNIGRVFARVGKFQQAIDTWEEKIPLAKTTLEKTWLFHEIGRCYLELDQPWQAQHYGEKSQQCAEEEGDIEWQLNASVLVAQAQVKLRDFESAVSNFEKALERAKLVHNNEAQQAIISALDDANKGIIEELKKTDYRETLRERREREEAAELESLREAALGNEKESMRRGRDEFEKVMKHWEREPADSEKEIEDELSQEILRVAASGQEENRQREVEEASSFKRIGLGAAGRDSDVAKSTSRDLGAGSEGEEDGKPIEMGRMESREIYRRPPELDQKPSGELNRRESEGLESQVSEDSRRESEEIGQTELGETAEVTKAENGEDMEEHEKDE; encoded by the exons ATGTCGGACCCAGAAGCTGACAGCTTGCGAAGCACCTTTCCCTCTTATATGGCGGAGGGCGAGCGGCTGTATCTGTGCGGAGAGTTCTCTAAAGCCGCCCACAGCTTCAGCAAC GCTCTTCACCTTCAGAATGGAGATAAGAATGGCCTGGTTGCCCGATCCAAGTGCTTCCTGAAGATGGGAGAGTTGGAGAAGTCCCTGAAGGATGCTGAGGCTTCACTCCAGGGTGACCCGACTTTCTGTAAG GGAATTTTACAAAAGGCTGAGACCCTGTATACCATGGGAGACTTTGAGTTTGCCTTGGTGTTCTATCATCGAGGCTACAAGCTGCGGCCTGACCGAGAATTCAAAGTTGGAATTCAGAAAGCCCAAGAAGCCATCAACAACTCAGTAGGAA GTCCTTCTTCAGTTAAGCTAGAGAACAAAGGGGATCTATCCTTCTTAAGCAAGCAAGCTGAG AGTATGAAAGCCCAGCAGAAGCCTCATCCCATGAGACAACTCGTACATCACCCCCAGAGGGAGTCTAAGCGGAAGGGCTCACTCAAGAGTGAGAAGATTGTCCGCCAGCTCCTGGGCGAGCTCTACGTGGACAAGGAGTATCTGGAGAAGCTCCTACTGGATGAAG ACCTGATCAAGGGCACCATCAAGCATGGCCTGACTGTGGAGGACCTCATCATGACAGGCATCAACTACCTGGACACCCGCAGTAACTTCTGGAGGCAGCAGAAGCCCATCTACGCCAGGGAGCGGGACCGGAAGCTGATGCAAGAGAAGTGGCTGCGGGACCGCAAACGCCGTCCCTCACAGACAGCCCATTACATCCTCAAGAGCCTCGAGGACATAGACATGT TGTTGACCAGCGGCAGTGCTGATGGGAGCCTTCAGAAAGCGGAGAAAGTGCTGAAGAAAGTGCTCGAATGGAACAAAGAGGAGGTGCCCAACAAGGACGAGCTGGTTGGAAACTTGTACAGCTGCATAGGGAATGCCCAAATCGAGCTAGGGCAGATGGTCGCAGCCCTGCAGAGCCACAGAAAGGATTTGGAGATCGCCAAGCAATA TGACCTTCCTGATGCTAAGTCGAGAGCCCTTGACAACATTGGCAGGGTTTTTGCCAGAGTTGGGAAATTCCAGCAAGCCATTGACAC GTGGGAAGAGAAGATCCCTCTGGCAAAAACCACCCTGGAGAAGACCTGGCTGTTCCATGAGATTGGCCGTTGCTACTTGGAGCTGGACCAGCCCTGGCAGGCCCAGCATTATGGTGAGAAGTCCCAGCAGTGTGCCGAGGAAGAAGGAGACATTGAGTGGCAGCTGAATGCCAGTGTTCTGGTGGCACAGGCACAAG tCAAGCTGAGAGACTTCGAGTCGGCCGTGAGCAACTTTGAGAAAGCCCTGGAGAGAGCGAAGCTGGTCCACAACAACGAGGCGCAGCAGGCCATCATCAGC GCCTTGGACGATGCCAACAAGGGCATCATCGAAGAGCTGAAGAAAACCGACTACAGGGAGACactgagagaaagaagagagagag aAGAGGCAGCTGAATTGGAATCTTTGAGAGAGGCAGCTTTGGGGAATGAGAAGgaaagcatgagaagagggagagatgagTTTGAGAAGGTGATGAAGCACTGGGAGCGAGAGCCAGCGGACAGTGAGAAAGAGATAGAAGATGAGTTGTCTCAGGAAATTCTGAGGGTCGCAGCGAGTGGacaagaagaaaacaggcagagagaagtagaGGAAGCCAGCTCCTTCAAGAGAATAGGGCTGGGAGCCGCAGGGCGAGACTCAGATGTTGCCAAGAGCACATCCAGAGACCTGGGTGCAGGAAGCGAGGGAGAGGAGGATGGGAAACCGATAGAAATGGGCAGAATGGAATCAAGAGAAATTTACAGGAGGCCTCCAGAGCTGGACCAGAAACCCTCAGGAGAATTAAACAGAAGGGAATCAGAAGGACTGGAGAGTCAAGTTTCAGAAGACAGCAGAAGAGAGTCAGAAGAAATAGGGCAAACAGAACTGGGAGAAACAGCAGAAGTGACAAAGGCAGAAAATGGTGAAGACATGGAAGAACATGAAAAAGATGAATGA